The sequence ggtttcgtagttgaggttgaaaatcggacttttgcgaTAATTGAAGGGTGTAATCtggacttttccctttttttagtAAGAGTCTacttaaaaaaatatgaaatatgaTTATTGAATAACAGTGGATCTTTTGGGATGCAAAAAGCAACATTGGTTCCAAGGAAAAAAAGTTTCGATTCTTGCATTGTTTTTGGTGCTCCAAATAAAGTCCAAACACACTCAAATCATTGTTCCTCAATATTTTGCAATTTTACCATTTGTTCATGATACCAGTCCCTTTCGTCTTACAAAACAGCACAACTACAAATAGAGGtacaccaactaaacacaaagAACATGACATCTCTTTATTGATGATGCACAAGATTACAAGAGTGCAACAAATCTCTAACGAAACCCACAGATTCACATGTACACGTATCTGCAACCATCATAACCTACAGAAACAGAACAGAGCCTGCATAAATTCTCCAGAAACAATTAAAACTACATTAGAAAACTgccaatgaaagaaaaaaaaacaggatcGATTATTCAAATCGGCCCACGAGTTAGAAACTGCCAATGAGAGAAAAAAACAGGATCGATTATTCAAATGGGCCCTCCAGACCTGCGGGCCGTAGGTAGTGCAGTCCAGGCCCACTTCAATCGGCCTCATTGCTCTTGGGCCCAAATGGTTCACAAATACGcccaaaaaaatatgaaatttgcaacACGCCCGAGGCACTACGCGGCGAGGCTTACTGGGGTCTCTGGTgacgagcacggcggcgccggcctggGGCGAATCCAGCTCAACCGGGGTCTTTCCTATCCCACAGGGCCTTTGCCTATgaaaaacagtaataaataggAATTTGCACTGATTTTTAACAAATTTATCGGGTCCGCTGACCCCAATAACTCCAcgtagctccgccactggcgcCGGCGAAGTTGCAGGTCCCGCCGGCAGCCTTGGTGCGCTGCCAGTAGCTGTTGAAGGCGTAGGACGCGTGCGTCGCGAGCGTGTCCGGCAGGTAGCACTgcccgccgggcgccgccgtgccgcagTCCGCGCCCGACCCGCACGTGTAGTCCATGGCCGTCTGCACCACGGCGCTCGCAGCCTTCGGGTTCGCCACGCACCACAGCCCAGGCGGCCCCCGAGGCGGGGGCTCCGGGAACGCCACCGGCGGCATgaacgcgagcggcggcgggctgccACCCAGCGTGATGGACGTCGTCGGCGAGCCGGCCGGCGGGGACGCGCCGGGCGGGCTGATGATGCCCGGCGCGATGGACGGCGAGCCGGCCGGCGGGGACGCGCCTGGCGGGCTCGCCATCGGAGGCAACGGGGCTGGCATGGCAGGTTTTGCGTGGGGAGGGTACAAGCAGTAGGGAGGTGGCGGAACGCCATTGGCTGCACCAGTTgatggcccgccgccgccgccgatcaaGTCTTTGAATGGTGGCAACGTCGGCGAGTTCACGAGGTTGGGGGGCGAGTACTTCCCTGTTTTTGACATTGACGCACCATCTGCCCAATCTGTTGCCCAAGCATACATGGTGAGGACAAAGAAAATTAATTAGAAGCTATCAAGCATCACATACTATTTGATCAAGAACAATATAATAGGCAATTAACAAGACTGAAATGTGCATGCAGTGTGCACTTGCAGAGTGGAGCAGTTTGCTATTACCATATTGCATAAAGATTATGAGTGCTTCGATGAAAATGAAATAGTTCTTGATGATCATGATGGTTagctccaagagtttgccagaAAATGTGTGCTTCTGGTGACAAGGGAGGATGCATGCGAGTGATGGCTATTATACAGGGCTATAAAAGTGATGGGGGGAACAGATAAACAGTGAGTTGGGCAGGCAAAGGGGAGGCAGCAAGAATTCACCAGCTGCAAAGTTGCATGAGATTGATTTGTTAAATAAATGTTTATTTTGATGCGCATTAGTTCCAAATTGTTCCCCGGCCTTTTCTCCAGGTGAAGTTTTGGCACCTGTGCTTGCGTGGTCAAAGAGAAATTCAAAGGAATACTGGCGAAGTTGAGGAGAAATTGGcaaggaaagaaaaataaagctgTGTGTATGAGCTGTACCTGTCTTTTCCGTTGCTTTGGTTCCACTCCAGCAGAGGCAACAGGCTCATCAGTGCCTTGTTTATGCATACATGCAATAAGTTGGGACATACTCGTAGATGCAAATTTTGATTGGAACCACCAAATGTACTGCGTCTGTAATTCACTTTTAGCATCGCCCAATCGCTAGCAGTTGCACGCTGAAGGAATTTCGTGGAAATTTCACTTGTTACAAGATCAGCtactcttctgtcttctccccTCGATCTGAAGTGTGGAAAGTTGGTATAAATTCAGTAGTTTGTGAGAAGCCCTCGTGGCATTCGTACACCTACGGACACATTAGTAAATTTCGAAAGGTACAGTCTACTGATAAGTGAAGTGAAAAGAAAACTCTAGCTACGAAGCAGTGCTACGCTCCTAGCCATGCTTGGGGTAGTCTGCTTTGTCTTTGCTCATGCCAGGCATGCAGGCTgtgtggctgtgtttagttccctgaAAAAACACTGCAGCGCTGAAAAAATATTGTAGTAGATTGTAGcaattttcgtttgtttgtggtaaatattgtcctaccatgacctaactaggctcaaaagattcgtctcgcaacgtacatcaaaactatgcaattagtttttttatttaactatatttaatactctatgtatggatcatttgctatatttaatatttcgatgtgatggagatgtgatagaaagtttggaaagtttgaaaattttgtggGAACTGAACACAGCCTGTGAACAAAAGAATCTAGCTCTGGCTGGGAGGGCGCGGCAGCAAaccggccgggcggccgggagggATTTCCGTGGGCACTGGCAGCAGGCTGTGTGATCCGGCCGAACAGTACTGTACTGCTCCACCTGCACACGCTACAGTACTAAACTCATGTGCATTTCCCATAAGAGATTCCTCCGTTCTACTGTACATTGCCAAAAATAGTCCCACTGTACACATGCAGTTCCATGTATCATTACTGATCTTTTGTTGCATATGCTTTCAGAGTTTTCTTTAAGATAATTAAGTTAGATATGTAAGCTACTTGTTGCATTGGGACACATAAAATGCATTGATTTTGTGATCTCGCTGGATAAACAACTAACATATGAAGATTTGCGGATCGGGTATGCAAACGATTTTGGGGGAAGTTCTGAATATTCTGATCCAGCTGATGAAAAGAAACTCAAAGCATGCATGGTTTCTAAAGAGCAACTCGGACTTGCTTCGAACTTCTTCAGATGCTTTCTAGTTTTGCTCCAAACTAGAGAGATGCATGGGATGATGTTTGGTTTTAGGCGTGTTTGGTTTTAGGATGACTGAATTCATAATCTAGTGTGAGAAATGAGTAATAATCCTGTCAGTACACGATGGGATGCCCAGTCCCAAGGTGGATGGAGCAACTAGCATGGATACATACACACTGCGTCACtgcccaaaccaaaccaaaagcACTCATTGCCACTATCTGTTCTAAAACTTAACTCACCAGAATTAATCATCCCAGCTAAGTTTCCAGTCACTTGATCATTTCCCTCTCCTTCAAACTTTACAGCCACTCGGCACATTCATAATCTACTGAACTGAAAGCCAAATAGTTCTTTGTCTTCTGTACATTCTCTAGAGAGCAAGCACAAAATTAAATATGGTTACTGAATTCTATGAAAAGGGCTTCTGAGACGTGATTTAACTAATCTCAGCATCTTGCCATGGCATTGCCATCTGATGCTATAATGGCACCGGCCAATGATTTGAGGAATGCATTTCAAGAACAGCATATATAGCTTCCTAGCTAGTAGTATGCATATGATCTTATGAATGAACCTTCACATCTTTCACAACGACATTTTATCAGAGCAAACATGTGTAGACTTCATCAGATGATCTCATGACAAGAAGAACATCGTAGCTTCCAAGCTATAGCTAGTATGTCTTATGAATGAACATTCACATCTTTTAGAACGACATTAATAATTGTTATCACCAAACAGGTATAGGGACTTCGTCAGATGATCTCATGACAAGACCGACAAAATAAGCACATGATCGAAGGAGGCTAGCTCCAGGAAATTATTTGGCCTATAGATCACATCACCACAAGCTAGTTCATTCATTGCATTGGCCACAGAACGAGACCACTTCCAAAGCCAGAGGCCCATTATTATATTAAAATGGTCCATTTTAGATTGCAAATTAATCACTTTTGCAGTACGTAGGCCCTTTGCACCAAGCAACAAGTTGCAAATATAAAAACATTACCAATAATTCTCAtacataaatcatgaaatagcGCTCAGTTACCACTAAGAACAAGCAACATCGATCAAAGAAGCATGGAACATCTCGCTGCTAAAGCTTACCAAGGAAATTATTAGCACACGCTCTAGGAGGCATCTGATCTGATGAGGATGCAGAGGCTTGATGACTTCCATGATCTAGAGAATGCATATGCATGGCGCCATAGATCAAGCCAGCATATATGCAGCAGCCACGCACGCAGGAGGATCGGAGCACCAAAGCAAGCTAGCCCTGCATTCCGTGCAAGGCCGCCGGGGCCGTGGCGTCGAGGAGGCCGATGGCCGGTGTCGCCAGACGGGGCTCGTAGGCGAACACCCTGAACCCGGCGCCGATGCCGATCCCCCCGCCGGCGTACGGGtacgggcacggcggcgcccacCGCCACTCGTCGTGGCGCGAGTCGAACACGAGCACGGGGCTCGCCGGCCCGCGGGGCGCCAGCACCACGAAGTCGCCGTGCGCGGCGCACTCGAACCCGCGCCCGGCCTCGGCCGCCGCGAACTGCGCGTGCACGTCGGGCGGCATCCGCGCCACCTCTGTCCACGCGCCGCCaacgccgcctgccgccgccgctccgccatgatggccgccgccgcgcatcgTCCAGACGCGCACGCTCCGCGGCACGCTGAGGCGGCTCTTCTCGACCGCCGCGACCAGCGCCACCCTCGCCTCGCGCTCCctcccgccgccgagctccacgAGCGCCGGCGACCGCAGGAACCTCCTCATCGGCGGCTGCACCTTGCTCCACTCGTTGGCCGCCACGTCGAACACGAGCACCGCGAACGGCGACGAGCTCATGCAGTAGAACCTGCAGCAGCAACCAGTTGGGGTTGAACTTGCATGCGATCGATGAGTTCATCATGTTGTTGTGTGCAGGTGTGTGAGCACATGTGCGTGCGCTTCGATCGGGATGGATTTGCTTTACCTTCCAGAGGCGAAGGCCATGCCGGCGCGGGGGTCCAGGGAGGagaggcgggggaggagggagctcgggGCCCAGAAGCCGGAGGGCGGGAcggaggcggcgtcggcgacgaaGGTGTCGGCGGAGATGTTCTTGACCGCGTAGGGGGACACGAGGTCGTCGCCGGCCACGACGGCGATGAAGGAGgtggggccggcggcgaggcccacGGTGGGGGAGAGGCGCGCGCTGGGgcagagcggcagcggcgcgaggAGGCGCGTGATGGGGTTGGCGAGGAGCAGCGTCTTGTGGCCAGACGCGTCGGACAGGAAGGCGAGCAGGCCCGCggacgcggccgccggggagaaCGCCGCCTGGGCCTGCCCGGCGCCCGGCGCGGGCAGCGGCAGCGGGAGGCGGGACCAGGAGGGCGCCTGCCGCgtggggtcgaggaggaagAGGTGCCCCGCGGATGGGACGGCGAAGGCGAAGAAGgggaggtgcggggagaggaggaggtgggagTGGAGGAACGGCGACGAGTAGAGGAGGCTATAgaagcggcggcaggcggcgcggaggcggaggaaggACGGCGTCGGGAGGCACGCCAGCACGCGGTCCACCAGCGGCTGCGGCAGCCGGCGCCACACGCGGGGGTCCATCTCCCCCGTCtcagaggacgacgacgacgacacgaGGAGGCGCGGCAGGTGGTGAGGAGGTTGGTGCATCATGCtgccctcctgctgctgctgggtggCCGGATCGGAGTGTGTGCGTGGGAGATCGAGCTGGGGAGATCGGAGTGAGAGTGAGAGCTTGCTGCAAGCCTGCAGGTTTGAAGCGGTGAAGTAGCTGGAGCTGGAGAGGGCAAGGTGGCGCTGATGATAAGCCCTGCCCTGCAAAGGTTGGAGCTTGCAGCCAAACGGGAATGGAAGCTGGTTTTTGGAACGGAATCGCATATGATTGAGATCGCAATAACATGAGCAAAACGGCGATCTACATACTGGAGAGCTAGCTTTTTGCACATTCTCTACTAAATTCCGTGGAAAGAAAATGTTGGATCATCTAGAGTGCGATGTTAGAGCGATTTCGAGAACATGTGTTCTGTCTTGTGATAGCTTTGCTGGCCGATCGAGTCGTAGGCAGTCATAGCCTTTGCTTAGCTTTATTTCGTTGTCCTGTCATTCTATGCATGTACACACACAAGCATTGTGAAGACGTTGGCAGCAGTATGGCAGACGTCGGAGGCAGTATGTGTTGCTGAAATCCAAGACAAGGTTGCAAGAACAACACGACGACTAGTATACTACAGTCCATTTTCATCTATGAATTGAGCTGCATGCTGGTGTTCTCGCCTTCTCGGCGTATCTTTGCGCGACGATCTCAAGATcagtaaggccctgtttagtttaaaaaaaattcttacaGTATTGATCGTGAACTGACGTCTAAATCCCACACACTAAATGTCTTATACGTGGGTTTAGAATATCAGTTTTTTTTCCATGAAGAGGTCTATGACATCAGTTGACTCTCATCAAGCTTATGTGCACATTTTCCCTTAAAAAAGGTTATGTGCACAAATGTATGATAAGAGAAAAATTTCTCAATACCATTAAAAATTATATGGATTCCTTCAACACTATTAAAATTATTCATGCCCTTGATGGTCATTATTTAAAGGAGGTAAAAGTCCGGTTTACAGCCATCGAACTATCCTAAAAGTTATATTTAAACCTTaaactataaaaccggataaCTGAGGCCATCCAATTGTGGGCAAATTTGACCCTTAGGGCGGTTTCGAAGGTGGTATTTTTCTTTAAAAGAATCTAATTCGATCCAAAAGAATCAAAACTATTCATTTTAAATCGGTAAAATAACTAAtatcaatttttttctaaaaatgtaacctaccTATTATTTCTCTATTTGAACCCtaattattcaaaaataatgggcgtaactacaagcaaccaaatat comes from Panicum virgatum strain AP13 chromosome 4K, P.virgatum_v5, whole genome shotgun sequence and encodes:
- the LOC120705232 gene encoding basic proline-rich protein-like produces the protein MIIKNYFIFIEALIIFMQYDWADGASMSKTGKYSPPNLVNSPTLPPFKDLIGGGGGPSTGAANGVPPPPYCLYPPHAKPAMPAPLPPMASPPGASPPAGSPSIAPGIISPPGASPPAGSPTTSITLGGSPPPLAFMPPVAFPEPPPRGPPGLWCVANPKAASAVVQTAMDYTCGSGADCGTAAPGGQCYLPDTLATHASYAFNSYWQRTKAAGGTCNFAGAAVLVTRDPSYDGCRYVYM
- the LOC120705233 gene encoding protein ABERRANT PANICLE ORGANIZATION 1-like; amino-acid sequence: MRFRSKNQLPFPFGCKLQPLQGRAYHQRHLALSSSSYFTASNLQACSKLSLSLRSPQLDLPRTHSDPATQQQQEGSMMHQPPHHLPRLLVSSSSSSETGEMDPRVWRRLPQPLVDRVLACLPTPSFLRLRAACRRFYSLLYSSPFLHSHLLLSPHLPFFAFAVPSAGHLFLLDPTRQAPSWSRLPLPLPAPGAGQAQAAFSPAAASAGLLAFLSDASGHKTLLLANPITRLLAPLPLCPSARLSPTVGLAAGPTSFIAVVAGDDLVSPYAVKNISADTFVADAASVPPSGFWAPSSLLPRLSSLDPRAGMAFASGRFYCMSSSPFAVLVFDVAANEWSKVQPPMRRFLRSPALVELGGGREREARVALVAAVEKSRLSVPRSVRVWTMRGGGHHGGAAAAGGVGGAWTEVARMPPDVHAQFAAAEAGRGFECAAHGDFVVLAPRGPASPVLVFDSRHDEWRWAPPCPYPYAGGGIGIGAGFRVFAYEPRLATPAIGLLDATAPAALHGMQG